One Desulfomicrobium macestii genomic region harbors:
- the uraA gene encoding uracil permease — protein sequence MSRRIIQVDEKVPLLQGFPLSLQHLFAMFGASVLVPTLFKIDPAIVLLMNGIGTLIYLFICKGKAPAFLGSSFAFLSPVFVVLGADQALWGGNYSYALGGFIASGLIFCTVALIIGRFGSDWIKIVLPPATMGPIVALIGLELAGVATGMAGIMPDDSGAYNMDAIIVSMVTLLVVAFGSIVFRGFMAVIPVLVGIIVGYAVAISMGMVDFATIATAPVISFPTVYLPKFDINMILIIIPASLVVISEHIGHLVVTGNIIGRDLVKDPGLHRSLLGDGIATTLSGFMGSVPVTTYGENIGVMAITRVYSVWVIGGAAVISICLAFIGKLSAFIQSIPTPVMGGICILLFGVIAASGIRMLVEAKVDYSKPANLILTAVVLIVGLSGTALHIGTVQLKGMALGTVVGMALSMIFHLLDHLGLTNQPAEH from the coding sequence ATGAGCAGAAGAATTATCCAGGTTGACGAAAAAGTTCCATTACTTCAAGGCTTTCCGTTAAGTCTTCAGCATCTTTTCGCCATGTTCGGCGCGTCGGTGCTGGTTCCGACCCTGTTCAAGATCGATCCGGCCATCGTGCTCCTCATGAACGGCATCGGAACGCTCATTTACCTGTTCATCTGCAAGGGCAAGGCACCCGCGTTTCTGGGTTCGAGCTTCGCGTTTCTGTCTCCGGTCTTTGTCGTTCTCGGCGCCGACCAGGCCCTGTGGGGAGGTAATTACTCCTACGCGCTGGGCGGCTTCATCGCCTCGGGCCTGATCTTCTGCACCGTGGCGCTGATCATCGGCCGCTTCGGATCCGACTGGATCAAGATCGTGCTTCCCCCGGCCACCATGGGCCCCATCGTCGCCCTCATCGGTCTGGAACTGGCCGGTGTGGCCACGGGCATGGCCGGCATCATGCCCGACGATTCCGGGGCCTATAACATGGACGCCATCATCGTCTCCATGGTCACCCTGCTGGTCGTCGCCTTCGGGTCCATCGTGTTTCGCGGTTTCATGGCGGTCATCCCGGTCCTGGTCGGCATCATCGTGGGCTATGCGGTGGCCATCAGCATGGGCATGGTCGATTTCGCGACCATCGCCACGGCCCCGGTCATCTCCTTCCCGACCGTGTACCTGCCCAAGTTCGACATCAACATGATCCTGATCATCATCCCGGCCTCGCTGGTGGTCATCTCCGAGCACATCGGCCATCTGGTCGTCACCGGCAACATCATCGGCCGCGATCTGGTCAAGGATCCCGGCCTGCACCGCTCGCTGCTCGGCGACGGCATCGCCACCACCCTGTCGGGCTTCATGGGCTCCGTGCCCGTGACCACATACGGCGAGAACATCGGCGTCATGGCCATCACCCGCGTCTACTCCGTGTGGGTCATCGGCGGAGCGGCGGTCATCTCCATCTGTCTGGCCTTTATCGGCAAGCTCTCGGCCTTCATCCAGTCCATCCCCACTCCGGTCATGGGCGGCATCTGCATCCTGCTGTTTGGCGTCATCGCCGCCTCGGGCATCCGCATGCTGGTCGAAGCCAAGGTCGACTACTCCAAACCCGCCAACCTGATCCTGACCGCCGTGGTGCTCATCGTGGGCCTGAGCGGCACGGCCCTGCACATCGGCACGGTGCAGCTCAAGGGCATGGCCCTGGGCACGGTGGTGGGCATGGCCTTGTCCATGATCTTCCACCTGCTGGACCACCTCGGCCTGACCAATCAGCCGGCCGAACACTAG
- the bioD gene encoding dethiobiotin synthase gives MSSGRIIFITGTDTDVGKTVVSLLVMRALAARDAVYLKPVQTGCTDPGQDSDASFVHDLLPGGLPGGRTPSDCIHSCRPLPKAPLLAGDPVDFVALCRFIAAHATRHEITVVEGAGGLMVPITAQKTMLDLAMQAGASLLVVGRAGLGTINHTLLTLEAMKARKAACLGVVLTDPTDAVPELDRAENSSAIESFSGLPVHGVIGRIADLRNPHGHAQAVIEKILSSQGS, from the coding sequence ATGAGCTCCGGCAGGATCATCTTCATCACCGGCACGGACACGGATGTGGGCAAGACCGTGGTCAGCCTGCTCGTCATGCGCGCCCTGGCCGCCCGCGACGCCGTGTACCTGAAGCCCGTGCAGACGGGTTGTACCGATCCCGGACAGGACTCCGACGCTTCCTTCGTGCACGACCTGCTGCCCGGCGGTCTGCCGGGGGGCAGGACGCCCTCGGACTGCATCCATTCCTGCCGCCCCTTGCCCAAGGCCCCCCTTTTAGCGGGTGATCCCGTGGATTTCGTCGCCCTGTGCCGTTTCATTGCCGCTCACGCCACCCGCCACGAGATCACGGTTGTGGAAGGCGCGGGCGGCCTCATGGTGCCGATAACGGCACAAAAAACCATGCTCGATCTGGCCATGCAGGCAGGAGCCTCCCTGCTCGTGGTCGGCCGCGCCGGTCTGGGAACCATCAATCACACCCTGCTGACCCTGGAAGCCATGAAGGCCCGCAAGGCCGCTTGCCTGGGCGTGGTCCTGACCGATCCAACGGACGCCGTTCCGGAGCTTGACCGGGCCGAAAACAGCTCGGCCATCGAAAGCTTCTCCGGGCTGCCCGTTCACGGGGTCATCGGCCGCATCGCCGACCTGCGCAATCCGCATGGCCACGCACAGGCCGTGATCGAAAAAATCCTCTCCTCCCAGGGTTCCTGA